The DNA sequence AGCCCCGAGGGACCCATCCTGCGGCACAGTAGAGGAGAGGCCTCGCACCTCGTGGCTGGCAGCTGGTGACAGCCGGCTTTCCGGAGGAACGAGAAACCAGGCGCTTGAGCCTCTCAGGGATCTAGAGCGGGACCAGGACTGAAACCCGGGACCTAGGGGCTTATCTATCCCGCCTCCATCTCTTTCAGGTAGGATCAAGGGCCCACAGGAATTCTGAACCCCCTCAGCTCATCATCTCCATAGTCCTCTTTCCCAGGGTGTCAGACTCCCTTATTGTCATGGTAATTTCCACCCCAAGGGAGAGGCAGTTTCCCCAATTTCCACGCATTCTGGATGTGCCCGGCATTTTGGGAGGAGGTCTTCCCAGGTGGACCCTTCAGAGGCTCTGGTCTGTTTACCCACCTTTCACCCTCGGGAGTGGGGGGGACcctgaaggaggtgtggcctctaAGATCCCGCCCCAGCCCCCCGGATCACGTGAGGATGCCCCGGCACACCTGCCGCGGTCTCCGCTATCCCGCACTGCTTCTGGCGCGTGCGCGGTGCCCAGGCTGAGCTTCCGACCCCGCACGCTGCCGCCACCGGTAGCCCAGCGATGCTCCCACTGCAGGCTGCAGTGGAGGGAAGCTACGGCTGACTCGCGCCACAGCGGCCACGCCCCTCCCCACTCCGGGCCAATAGCAGGGGGCGGGTCACGTGTGCCACGCGCAGCACGCCGGGACTGGTGGGGCGGTCGGGGCGCGCACGTGCTGTGAGCGCTGTTTCTGAGGGTAGAGGTGCACCGGGGAACAGCAGGTCCATGATGGGACGGACGCCTGGCCCTTCCTTTTGATTTGTACTAATCCTGTGCCGGAAGATGAAAGATTTTTGGAGAAAACCTTGCCATTTATATCCCTTTATTATTGTAGAAGACTGAACCTAATTGGCCAGTCAGTTTTGTGGGACTGAGGAGAGTATGAGGCCAAGACAGATGAACCAATTATTGTCTTAGAGACTGGATCGTTCAGTTGTACGAAGGGTGGCCAAGGGAAGCGATTCCCAGCACTTTGTAACTGACTCGTCAATACAAAGTGACAAGGTTtgcataaaacaaagataaaagctAAGAGGATTTTGAGACAGCATAGTGGCTCACTCTTTTAAGTCCAGCAATCGTGAGACTGAGACAAGAGGACTGTGCGAAATCCTGCTTCAAACTCCCAAACCCAGAGGCTCAAACTGCAACCCtatggaggaaggaggatttgAATATTCAGGCTGGCTCCCGAGGACAGGTTACTCACCTGACTAGAGCGCTGTGTGCCTTTTGGAGGAAAGGATAGAGACCTTCACAAGGCGATGCTGGCTAGAGTACTGTGTGCCTTTTGGAGGAAAGGATAGAGACCTTCACAAGGCGATGCAGAGGCCGAGGGTTCTTAGGAAAAACATCTGGGAAGGACTTTTCCAGTTTTGCGTGGCTGGAGCTGCTTCCCATTAAAAGGAACGTGCTTCTGGAAGCCTATTCGGAACCCCGCCCACTTGCAGCTTCCCTCACTTGCCCTTAGAAATTTACTTTTATGATTTTCCTGGTGAAGGAAAGCACACCCAGGAATGCTGGTGTTTTCTTTAGAGcctgcactaaaaaaaaaaaaagaaatccccccTGGGGGCAGACATAAACTTTATTGTCACTGTGGAGACCTTAGCCCACAGGTTTAGTCTGGAGCTGTCCTGGCTAGACAAGGtatctcaccaaaaaaaaaaaaaagttggtctGCCTTTGGTGATGGAAATGGAATGCTTATCAGGACCCCCACATCTGGCTGAGGTGCAAGATTCCCAACCATTGATCTACAGCCCAAAGCACAGGGCTACAGGAGCTTCTTGTAGGTGGATTGGACCAAGAGATCTGGATTCTGGTCCACTCCTGAAGCCCACGACATTTGTCACACTACTCTATGTTCTTTGCACTCTACATTAAAACCTCAGAGTCAGGACTGCTCCAAGTTTGAGATTCTCAGAAACTCTGAGGTTTCTGCTCAGCTTCTCAAGACCGGAGGATGAAATCCAGCATCCTTTGCTGGCTTAAGTTCAATTATGTTGCTGAAATGTGCCTTTAGGAAGGCAATCCCAATCCTGTTCCCATATCTACATAGGTCTGCCCCCACTCACATCCCAGTTCTGAAGGGGCAGGTGAGAATGCCTAGGGCAATCACCTGGGTGTTCAGAAGAGCACTCAGTCCACACAGCCTTTAAACACATGTTCTTATGTGACACGTTGCTTTGGGCAGACTGGCTTGAGTCTTTGTCCAGCCCAAGTCAACCTTGTAAGCCATTAGTATCACTACCCAACACTCTGAAGATGTCTTCCTCAAGGGCCACCTCCCAACCATACTTGGGAAGTTTCAAAGGCACACCTAGGTCATGCTAGGGAAAGACAGCGTGGTTCATCCTTCCTAAGGCTGGGACACTTCAACACCTCATatcgtggtgacccccaaccatgaaattattttcattgttactttgtaACTGTGATCATCATTGTTGTGAGTTACAATGTAAAtgttttttgatggtcttaggacatctctgtgaaagggtcactccACCCCCAAGtgggtcataacccacaggttcAGCAGCACTGGGAACAGTCCTTGTGTGGGCTCTCCCTCCATCAGGCATCTCAAACTGCAGAGAGGGCCTGTCATGGGGTTCTGACACTAACATCAAGGCCTTCACCCTCCATAGAGTGTGGTTCTCAGTGCTCCGGCAGTGATGGAACCACTCAACAGCAGCCACAAGGCCACACAGATGGCTGCCTCTGGTCTCCCTCTCCCAGGGGCTGCGGATCACAATGGGAGCACAGGACGAAGGAGGAAACCAAAGggacttatattttatttcatctgcTAGAGAACAGGAGCTGGACACACGCAGCCCAAGCACAGCTGGGTATAATACACGCAGGCGCCAGGCCAACTCATTTAAGTTTCTTCctctgaaagaaaacaatgaagagaaaTGAGTTCACCCCATGATGCGATGAACCCTCTCCTTCTGAACCGAGTGCTGAAGACCTCCGCTTTGCTGAGCCCTCCTAACCCCTGTAGCCACCAGTGAGGCTTTCAGGGGTCTAACTGACCATTTGGCCTCGGTTCCTCTCAAGGCTGCCCACACCTTCTCTCGATGTTCTCCTTAGCCCCTCTGCTCATCTGCAGTGCCACCTCACATCAAGTTCCAGGGAGTTCTCCATGTGCTGCCTGGGTGAAGGCGACTACAGAGCTAGCCTGGCTCCCTCAGCAGCCCTCAAACCACCCCAGGCTTAGAGGCCTGCTCTgcccaccttcctcttcctcctcttcctcctcctcgtcctcttcatcctcctcagaGCTGAAGGTGCCATCAGGCAAGCTGTAGACTCGGATGACCTGCTTGTTGGGGTCCTTGAGGATGAGGTATTTGCCCTCCTCCAGCTTCATGCAGATGTCGATGACGCAGCGCAGGATGCCCCAGGCATTCTCCACGCTCAGGTTGATTTGGCTGGCAAACTCATTGGGCTTAAACTGCTGGGTGCCCAGGATGACATGGCGTGAGGAGTCCTTTACGTGGTACCGGGACACATACCTGTTTGGGAGGATAGGTGGTCATACTAGGCCATACAGAGATGGCAAAGCCCGGGGTCAGTACCATGGTTACGCCTGGTCTGCTCTTTTTCCCAGAGTAGAGCTGGACCAGCAGCCTTTCATCCAGGCctaccccagcacccacacaggagTCTCACCCGAGCTTCAGGTACTCAGATCCAGCCAGCAAAGCACAGCAGGTCCACCGTGCCAACTTGTAGCTGTTGTTCTTCAATTCAGTGGCGATGACAGCCCCACGCTGAGAGTCCAGCTTCTGACGCCAGTCAACGCCATTACAATGCTGCAGAAGAAAGCTGGTTACTGGGCGAGGGTGGCACCTCCCGGGCCCCGGGGCTCCTATGGAAGACAGAGGCACTGGGAGGGAAGAGACGCCTGAGTCCGAGGTGACAGGTGACAGACAGGTGACGACCCCAGAGACTAAGACACAAACATCTCTACAGCAGCCCCTCATCAGATGGTAAAACTCAGCGGCAAGGGTCTGGGTGGGGAAAAGGGGTAAACACGCAGAGAAGGACGACAGTCCGAGTCTGAGGGGCAGGAGCACAGCCCTACCACGATGCCTCACAGGCATActgacttctaggacagccagggctatacagagaaaccctgtctcaaccaaaacaaacaaacaaaaacaaaaacaaacaacaacaaaaaaacacagaaaaagcacTGGAATGAGATGGGAGCTGCCTGGTTCCTGAACTGCAGTGGGGACAGGGTGAGGACTCGGGGTGAAGGGGTGTCTGAAAGCTGGCAAGGAATGGAGACTTCAGCTGGACTGCTGCAAGACCTGACTTCTGCAACACCCGGAATAAACTCCTAGCAGACTTTCTTCTGGAACACACTCCATTCTATGGCCATGGTCATCGGCTCAACACAGAACGAAACCATAACACGCTGGATGCCTACCTACTAAAGCCCAGTTGTAGGTGGTTTTAAGCCACTACGTTTCTTGTCATGTGTTTGTGAGGCACGAGAAGACTGGAGTACTCTGGGACATCCGCTGCATGAGGACTTAGCCTAAGGGTCCACCAGGGCAAACCCCACTCATGAGTGGGGCAGGGATGAGAGGAAACACAGATACCACAGTGGAAGTCTAGAAGGCCACTGGCCCCAAGACAATGGCTCCTCTTGCTAGCAAGCCAATCGTCACAGGCTGCCTGGGCCTCAGAGCTGTGCCAACCTGTATTCTTTATCCTGTACTGAGGCAACACTTACCTCTGTGCCCTTTGCTTTAATATAGGGCGCCATACGTAAAGCCAGGGAGATAGGATGGCGCCTGACCTGACGGTCCTGCAGCACTGGAAATGGACAACAGAAAGAGGACTATGTGTGCGTGTTTGTCTAGATCTTATTCTGGGGTCAGCAGTGACAGAGCTGGATAAAGAGATCATAGGTGGCAGTGAGGCTGAGTAAAGAGGTCAGAGTGGCTCTGCTTCCGAGGAAAAGGTGAGGTCAAGATCAGATGTGGAACCGCAGGAGCCAATGAGAGCCAGAATGAATCGACCAAAGTACTGGAGACAGAGGTAAAAACCTTAACTTAGACTGCTCTACTCTGTCAGCACTGACTGAAACCGCACCCACAATAGCTGTGTGAGTACCCAACAGGAATAAGCCAGCTTACTCCAGCCCACCCCGATACACACTACAGGAACGGAGCTGCAGTGGTGCCTCACCCTGGAGTCCCATTCATTGAGAGTCTTGATGTTGATGAAGGACACTTCCCCGTTGGCCCCCGTCATGACGCCATCATGTTCACAGCGGACAATAAGGTCAATGTCATCTCCAAGCTTCCACCTGCGGTAACTACAAGGACAGCAAGACTCACTCACTACAAGACCCACTGCTGTGGATGGACCACCCCAGACAGCACAGGACAGGGTCACCTGTCCCCCAGAGGTGACTTACCGGTAAGCCACGGAGGCGATCTCATTCTTATCCATGTCGTCCTCCACAAATGGGTTTGGGTTGGGGAAATTGTATCTTTCTCTCCCCTGCAGGACAGACAAAGCTTTCAGGAGTTGGGGTTGACTTCAAGTTGGCAGACCCAGCATTGCTTTTGACTGCCCCGGCTAGGTGCTTCTGTCCTTGAGGGTGGAGGCTCACTGTGTATTAAGGACCAAGGCCAACACACTGAGTAAGAGCCACCACGccactccctgcttccttcctcactCCAGGCAGACTGTAGCTAACAGGACAGCCAGctaccccctccctccctcctccatcacaGTAAAAGGTGGGACTCCACATGCATTACTAGTTACTCCACAGAGAGGAAATATGCCTTAGCACACAGACCTTTTTGTGGCTCAGATCCCTGCTACCAGGAGGGCGTGCCTGGCCAACCTCACACCACTGTCTAGTGTAGAGCGGAGGCTCAGCAGCAGGAACCACCGGTTCATTCGCTCATGTGAACTCACCATTCTCAAGCACTGCTGGGAGAAGTTGTGGTTAATGTAGGTGGCCTCCATGGCCAGGTTCCGGGGTGAGTTGAAGGAATTGCCCTCATCTTGAGGGGGCTCGTTGGCTGTCTCACTCACAGTCAGGAGGTCTGGAAAAACCCAAGCATGGATGTCACCTGCTCATGCAGCCGAGCCACTGGCAGTGGGCTCAGCAGCATGGGGAGAGAGATGTACAGACCTACATCATAGGGGCTGTCTTCAAAGAACTGCCTTCTACTGACAGAGGACTGCCCCAGGGTGTGGCATGCACAGGGAACTGGGCGGCTCACGGAAAACATTAGGTGTGATCCAACAACACTGGTCATATAGTAAGAAACCCAgttgttctttctcattctttctggaTTCCTCAAGAGAATGTGTCTCtcttggcattttaaaaaatgaggctTTTGACTCAAACATaaatgggaagaggaggaagaggaagaggagaaataggAGGAGGAAAAGTCCTATGCATATAATACACAGCCACAGTGCTGGTGTGAGGACTCAGAGCTGAAGTGGTGTCTTTGCTTGGATTCTAAGAGGACGGGAGGGATCAACACACTGCTCATTCTTAAGAACTGACAACACCCATACCTACCAAAGTCAGAGTTGTCCCTCTTGTCAAAGAAGAGTTTAGAGCCGACTCTCTGGACAACGATGTCCCAGGAGTACACGGAGCGGGTACAGCTCATCAGTGTGGCCAGGATGGCGTCAGTGGCAAACACATTGCCCTGTGTTTTTGCCAGCTGAAAGCAGGGAGAGACAAGAGAGTGAACTGAGGACGCTGAGGTCACTTGGGAAGGAGGACATGCCTAGTCAGTCATGGAGGCTGCAGcaagtgggctgggctatcactGTAGCAGGCCGTGGGAAGCACGGCCCTTGCTCCACTCACTGGTTTCCAGCCACGCCACCCCTCTACCTTTGTAGGTAAGAGAGCTAAGGCTGCAGGGCAGCAAAGTCAGGCTGGCAGAGCTGGGATCTGAGCATATTGAGTATATCGACTTCCATCAAACTCTAAGTGTGATTCGGAAGAACCGCATCAAGGGCTGGGCTATGCAGTCAGCCGTTTCCGTGGGGTCTCAGCACTCAATCCAAGTGTTCAGGGGAGAAAAGGTGCCTGACAAGCAGGCACACCTTCTCTTTGTCAGGTTCCTCAAACAATAGTGTAACAACTGCTTATGTAGTAGCATCCCATGTCTTAGGTGTGGTGACCAATCCAGAAGGAGCTGAAGCATGGACGATTGCTAGGACTGACAGGTAAGTCACATCACCAGTACTAGAGCACCCATGGCTTTTGGTATCCATGGGGTGGTCCTCAATCAGACCCCATGAACACTGAGGCACACCTGCACATCTCATGCCCCGTTCTTCCTGAGGCCTCAGCAACATTCCCAAAGGTGGGCAAAGGGTGCACACCTTTCGGATGACAGGGTCGTCTGTGGTGGTGACGGTGTGAAAGATGCGCTTGATGCTCCGCAGGGGCTTCTCACTCCTTGTGGTGATGCGGTCAAAGGCTTTGTCGTAGTACTCCAGGGCTCCGCAGCACTCgctggggaaagaggggaaaatcAGAGATCCCCCTTCCTCTTTTATGCCTGGCACTGCAGGGTGCATGTCTACAATCCCAGGATTAGGGAGGCAGATGAGGGTCCATCTCAGAAAGTTCAGTATATATGAAAAAGGGACACATCTTTAGTGCTAGTTTAGTTTCCTGTCTTCACAGCTCCCAATGTTCCTCTGTAGAACACAGGGAAGGACCTAACACAGTGAACCCTCCCTGGGAAACAGCCCACTATAGAGGCGCCCAGGTGGACTTGTGGGTTGAAGCTCTGGCTCCCCACTAACTTAGCTCCAGGTCCTTGTCCTCTGGCTGCACAAAACGGAGTCTCCTGAACGACTGTCATGCCTCTCCTGCCCCAAGAGCTTAGTGACTGAACTACTGTGCTTTTTCTCGGATGCCAAGAGTGGAAAGAAACTGGGAAAcgatacattttttaaagtgggtCTTGACCTTTCAAAAACATAGTCCATAGCACTGTAAGTGGCTTCAAATCTGCTTTGGAGTTGCTAGGACTTAAGGAGACATGGATACCCGGCAGGCAGACATACTCTGGAACCAGTGTGGGCACCAGTGAAGAAGCTACTCACATGTCTTGAGGCTCTGACACTTCCAAGTAGCGCATCTTCATCAGCTGAGGGAAGTCCAtctcctccttcacctcccaGTCACTGCGAACTTCAACTGAGGAGTCTCGGGGTTTCTGCAGAGGAAACACAGAGGAAGATCTTTATATCCTACACAAATAGCAAAAGACAGAGCATGGTCCtggctgggtttttttcttttcttttctttttttgagacagggtttctctgtgtagtcctggctgtcccggaactcactctgtagaccaggctggcctcgaaattcagaaatccgcctgcctctgcctccccagtgctgggatttggtgtttttctttaagtttatttttgtttattgtatttatttgatgTCTGGgtgctctgctgcatgtacacctgcaggccagatgagggcatcagatccccttatagaTGGTCATAAACCACCACATgcgtgttgggaattgaactcaggacctctggaagagcagccaatgctctgaaaagctgagtcatctctcccaccTGGTCCTGGCTGTTTTTAAGCAGGGTCTGTGACTCGTGGCAGCTGAGAGAAGGAAACAGGGCCTCAGCGTGGAGCTTCTGTGGGTGTCAAGCACATGCCTCTGACACAAGCAGCAGCTAACTCAAAGTGCACCGTCAAGATTTTATCACCCCTACAACAATCGGGAGTGAAGCCGCGTTTCTGTGCTGGAAAAGCAGCTGATTTGCTGTTGGCAATACTCCTAGCCCAAACTCCACTTCTGCTCATGTCTGTTATAATCACAGCTCCCACAAAGATGGCAGTGTTATTCCTAGTGCCAAAGTGGAAAGATGAATCCACACAAAGAACCACCATTGGGCAAAAAGACAGTACAGCCGACTCCAAGTCTGCGAGCTTTACACCAGCAGGTCTGTACCCAGTCATATGTAAACTGAAAATCCTTGGATGCTCAGCATGCTGGAAATCCCACCCACCGGGTGGCTGACAGAGGAGGAGCACCTGAGATTTAAATGATACTTTCAACCCAAATACAGAATCCAGAGGCAAGCTAAAGCCCACGAGGGatgcacatag is a window from the Mus pahari chromosome 17, PAHARI_EIJ_v1.1, whole genome shotgun sequence genome containing:
- the Eif3d gene encoding eukaryotic translation initiation factor 3 subunit D, which encodes MAKFLTPVIQDNPSGWGPCAVPEQFRDMPYQPFSKGDRLGKVADWTGATYQDKRYTNKYSSQFGGGSQYAYFHEEDETSFQLVDTARTQKTAYQRNRMRFAQRNLRRDKDRRNMVQFNLQTLPKSAKQKERERIRLQKKFQKQFGVRQKWDQKSQKPRDSSVEVRSDWEVKEEMDFPQLMKMRYLEVSEPQDIECCGALEYYDKAFDRITTRSEKPLRSIKRIFHTVTTTDDPVIRKLAKTQGNVFATDAILATLMSCTRSVYSWDIVVQRVGSKLFFDKRDNSDFDLLTVSETANEPPQDEGNSFNSPRNLAMEATYINHNFSQQCLRMGRERYNFPNPNPFVEDDMDKNEIASVAYRYRRWKLGDDIDLIVRCEHDGVMTGANGEVSFINIKTLNEWDSRHCNGVDWRQKLDSQRGAVIATELKNNSYKLARWTCCALLAGSEYLKLGYVSRYHVKDSSRHVILGTQQFKPNEFASQINLSVENAWGILRCVIDICMKLEEGKYLILKDPNKQVIRVYSLPDGTFSSEEDEEDEEEEEEEEEEEET